A stretch of the Vigna radiata var. radiata cultivar VC1973A chromosome 7, Vradiata_ver6, whole genome shotgun sequence genome encodes the following:
- the LOC106768056 gene encoding uncharacterized protein LOC106768056, with the protein MGACFSCDSSSILKHIRVVHMNGYVEDFEQPISVRQVIGHPSKHFLCTSTQLLSASSKSMTGETHLQPGQVYFMLPYSVLQADVSPVDLAALVKRLSAVAKATSPLSTQNQTLSSSPSTTPIREQYGVGKMNLGVRSPCKIQPWKPVLDTISEKPYHRRSESDWQESY; encoded by the coding sequence ATGGGGGCTTGTTTTTCTTGTGACTCATCCTCCATATTGAAGCATATCCGTGTGgttcatatgaatggttatgTGGAGGATTTTGAGCAACCCATTTCAGTGAGGCAAGTGATTGGGCACCCCTCAAAACACTTTCTTTGCACTTCCACCCAGCTTCTTTCCGCTTCCTCAAAATCAATGACCGGAGAAACACACCTCCAACCTGGGCAAGTGTATTTCATGCTGCCATACTCAGTACTACAAGCTGATGTTTCTCCAGTGGACCTGGCTGCCCTTGTAAAGAGACTCAGCGCAGTAGCCAAAGCAACAAGTCCTTTGTCTACCCAAAATCAAACACTTTCGTCTTCACCTTCTACGACTCCTATCAGAGAGCAATATGGTGTTGGTAAGATGAACCTTGGTGTAAGAAGCCCTTGCAAAATACAACCATGGAAACCTGTCTTGGACACCATATCAGAGAAGCCATATCATAGGAGGAGTGAATCGGATTGGCAAGAAAGTTATTGA
- the LOC106767864 gene encoding oxysterol-binding protein-related protein 4C yields the protein MSLSSSSFRLMERKIVLSKPLTLEGETDSDEHCETPNILQRILSLLKNIRQGSDLSCFKVPPVLNMPKSQLQCYAESIYCTASDLLSNINSGKTPVDRLILVVAWTISTTRPLSFGVAPYNPTLGETHHVSKRNLNLLMEQVSHHPPVSALYATDHNQNIHITWCHSPVSKFNGTSIETKVHGKRQLKLHNHGETYEMNSPNLVIRILPIPGTEWVGNLTIRCLETGLVAELNYMTQSFFGFGGGRRQIKGKIYDSLSTKILYKVEGHWDRTVTVKSTSNAEERVIYDAREVISGLQAPIVMNPESVWPTETAVVWGELSEAILNKDWEKAREAKKTVEERQRELLREREAKGENWTPKHFLVSYTKEEGWNCSPIRKSVPHAPIVTL from the exons GAGAGAAAAATCGTGCTGTCAAAACCATTAACACTTGAAGGCGAAACAGACTCAGATGAGCATTGCGAAACTCCAAATATTCTGCAACGCATATTAAGTCTCTTGAAGAATATACGCCAAGGATCTGATCTCTCATGCTTCAAG GTGCCACCTGTGTTGAACATGCCAAAGTCACAACTACAGTGCTATGCAGAATCTATATACTGCACAGCATCAGATTTGTTGAGCAACATTAACAGTGGGAAGACTCCAGTAGATAGACTTATATTGGTTGTGGCATGGACCATTTCTACCACACGCCCTCTAAGCTTTGGAGTTGCACCCTACAATCCAACTCTTGGTGAGACTCACCATGTTTCCAAACGAAACCTCAATCTCTTAATGGAGCAGGTTTCACACCACCCTCCTGTATCTGCCCTCTATGCCACTGATCACAACCAAAACATTCACATCACATGGTGCCACTCTCCGGTTTCAAAGTTCAATg GTACTTCAATAGAAACTAAGGTGCATGGCAAACGACAGTTGAAGCTTCACAATCATGGAGAGACCTATGAAATGAATTCTCCTAATCTAGTTATCAGAATTCTTCCCATCCCTGGGACTGAATGGGTCGGCAATCTCACTATACGCTGCCTAGAAACAGGCCTTGTGGCAGAATTAAACTACATGACCCAATCTTTCTTTGGATTTGGGGGAGGTCGAAGACAGATTAAAGGAAAAATCTATGATTCATTGTCTACCAAGATTCTATACAAAGTTGAAGGTCATTGGGACAG AACTGTAACCGTGAAAAGTACATCTAACGCTGAAGAAAGAGTGATATACGATGCAAGAGAAGTTATTTCAGGGCTTCAAGCTCCTATTGTGATGAATCCAGAG AGTGTGTGGCCAACAGAAACAGCCGTTGTTTGGGGTGAGTTAAGCGAAGCCATCTTGAACAAAGACTGGGAAAAAGCAAGAGAAGCAAAGAAAACTGTGGAGGAAAGACAGAGGGAGCTTCTGAGAGAAAGAGAGGCAAAGGGGGAAAATTGGACCCCAAAACACTTCCTGGTGTCTTACACCAAAGAAGAGGGTTGGAACTGTTCACCCATCAGAAAGTCTGTCCCTCACGCTCCAATTGTCACCTTGTAA